One region of Emys orbicularis isolate rEmyOrb1 chromosome 4, rEmyOrb1.hap1, whole genome shotgun sequence genomic DNA includes:
- the FBXO34 gene encoding F-box only protein 34 has protein sequence MKTSYRAGLHREPLNSTSSTFHQVKRASGMHLKPYLKLQKKERSLDISQDSLRGLHMNHQRSAQEEKYTNNCTKLSILPTSPVVTPSRKPLGIIYPNTMCNMSGKAPAEGPSVEKKKNAPSATIHQGDEGEGPLDIWAVVKPGNTKEKIAFFAAQQCNNNRMGSMKLKSTWDIDGRSAKRRKKSMDLIKAKIQLERMREANRRCAQPEPFACGIEHCSVHYVNDNGEGIFPGRSLSVIEMVAFLEHRASALLADCTKNCMNASTTRLSGQSKGALPASDPFSAPGACEVHSEKGTCGSGEQQNEPVRVLDMVAKLESECLRRQSERDAGGLSRNNSFRRNIGRMLLANGTQSECDAGKVSSKVLGQEVSLKDPVAVDDVGQRTKRGPSAADESWEGAASGQQSLAAVAAVDIHMVNVSVKLGQEISERPSTSGDSEMIVEPLGSIPSTCPVAVGLSSDAMQSGSTTVDCSAREPVSIPNLNSHPMRRESLCISISVTKTEKGYRKEQPSNFSFGEDPLPGRLFFLPPGHHTKQEHTGLGESTKEKPGEVGQTEDAADNNSVCEINSVSMEPFALSLSPMESASQVLDTSCLKRQVSHDFLETRFKIQQLLEPQQYMAFLPHHIMVKIFRLLPTKSLVALKCTCCYFKFIIEYYNIRPADSRWVRDPRYKEDPCKQCKKTYVKGDVSLCRWHPKPYCQALPYGPGYWMCCHKSQKGIPGCKLGLHDNHWVPACHSFNRTLHKKTRGGGADAEEEY, from the exons ATGAAGACTTCCTACAGAGCTGGCCTCCACAGGGAACCACTGAATTCCACATCTTCTACATTCCATCAAGTCAAACG GGCTTCTGGCATGCACTTAAAGCCATACCTCAAATTACAGAAGAAAGAGCGATCTCTAGATATAAGCCAAGATTCCCTGAGAGGCCTGCATATGAACCATCAAAGGTCAGCACAGGAGGAAAAGTATACAAACAACTGCACCAAACTGAGCATTTTACCTACGTCCCCGGTCGTGACTCCCTCTCGAAAGCCTTTGGGAATTATTTATCCTAATACTATGTGCAATatgagtgggaaagctccagcagAAGGCCCAAGTGTTGAGAAGAAGAAGAATGCCCCGTCTGCAACAATCCaccagggggatgagggggaagGACCGTTGGATATCTGGGCTGTCGTGAAACCTGGGAATACCAAGGAAAAGATTGCCTTCTTTGCAGCCCAGCAGTGCAACAACAATAGGATGGGCTCAATGAAACTTAAAAGCACCTGGGATATAGATGGAAGATCAGCTAAACGAAGGAAGAAATCCATGGATCTTATAAAAGCAAAGATTCAATTAGAAAGGATGAGAGAGGCAAACAGGAGGTGCGCCCAGCCTGAGCCTTTTGCATGTGGCATTGAGCACTGTTCTGTACATTACGTTAATGACAATGGTGAAGGGATATTTCCAGGTCGATCCTTATCTGTAATCGAGATGGTAGCTTTTCTAGAACACAGAGCAAGTGCTTTGCTGGCCGACTGCACCAAAAACTGCATGAACGCTTCTACTACAAGGCTGAGTGGGCAATCCAAAGGTGCACTTCCTGCTTCAGACCCTTTCTCTGCCCCGGGGGCCTGCGAGGTACATTCTGAAAAAGGGACCTGTGGGAGTGGTGAGCAGCAGAATGAGCCTGTGCGTGTGCTGGACATGGTGGCAAAGCTTGAATCGGAGTGCTTGAGACGCCAGAGTGAGCGTGACGCAGGGGGCCTATCCAGGAACAACAGCTTCCGGAGGAACATAGGGCGGATGTTACTGGCGAATGGCACGCAGTCTGAGTGTGACGCTGGGAAGGTATCTTCCAAAGTCCTTGGCCAGGAGGTAAGTTTAAAAGATCCTGTTGCAGTGGATGATGTTGGACAGAGAACAAAGCGTGGCCCTTCGGCCGCTGATGAATCATGGGAAGGAGCTGCTTCTGGGCAGCAGTCCTTGGCGGCAGTAGCAGCTGTGGATATCCACATGGTGAACGTCAGTGTCAAGCTTGGTCAAGAAATCTCGGAGAGACCCAGCACCAGCGGTGATTCTGAAATGATTGTGGAACCTCTGGGGTCCATCCCTTCTACATGTCCCGTAGCTGTTGGGCTGTCGTCAGATGCCATGCAGAGCGGGAGTACGACTGTTGACTGTTCAGCTAGAGAACCTGTATCTATTCCTAATCTGAATTCGCATCCAATGAGGAGAGAGTCTTTATGCATCAGTATATCGGTCACCAAGACAGAGAAGGGGTACAGGAAAGAGCAGCCTTCTAATTTTAGCTTTGGTGAAGATCCACTTCCAGGGAGGCTGTTCTTTCTGCCTCCTGGTCACCACACCAAGCAAGAACACACAGGGTTAGGGGAAAGTACTAAAGAAAAGCCAGGAGAAGTGGGCCAAACTGAGGATGCTGCTGACAATAACAGTGTGTGTGAGATAAATAGTGTTTCCATGGAGCCATTTGCCCTTTCACTATCTCCCATGGAAAGTGCTTCGCAGGTACTTGACACTTCTTGTTTGAAACGGCAGGTGTCTCATGACTTTTTGGAGACTAGGTTTAAAATCCAGCAGCTTTTGGAGCCTCAGCAGTATATGGCCTTCCTGCCCCACCACATCATGGTTAAGATCTTCAGATTGCTCCCCACTAAGAGTCTAGTTGCTCTTAAATGTACTTGTTGTTACTTCAAATTTATCATTGAATACTACAACATAAGGCCAGCTGATTCCCGCTGGGTCCGTGATCCACGTTACAAAGAAGATCCTTGCAAGCAGTGCAAGAAGACGTATGTGAAAGGGGATGTCTCACTGTGCCGGTGGCATCCCAAACCCTACTGTCAAGCTTTACCATATGGCCCAGGGTATTGGATGTGCTGTCACAAGTCTCAGAAAGGCATCCCTGGGTGTAAATTAGGTCTTCATGACAATCATTGGGTTCCTGCCTGCCACAGCTTTAACCGCACTCTTCACAAGAAaaccagaggaggaggagcagatgcGGAAGAGGAATATTAG